A stretch of the Agelaius phoeniceus isolate bAgePho1 chromosome 1, bAgePho1.hap1, whole genome shotgun sequence genome encodes the following:
- the LOC143694422 gene encoding uncharacterized protein LOC143694422, which translates to MPPSFPALQQDPLLRGRDSRVRATAETPGRTHAKSHSLSRLNEGKKNNQKKKGRGRNGPLRSQRSHPPVPTQKWGSGAGGSPPRGPGSRGKRGRSSDVTGSPGPAPSPGRGRGHRGGFLAARWGRHGRGAAAAAAAPPPPPPLLSPPPPSHRWDCPGATAPAPAPALRQGGTSPPRLPGVSSEGVPARRGTRQRLPPTAEAAAAARGAARCASRSPLAGPGPRGTGTAGRAHTHTRTDTQRDGADAEIPEVPPCRPPGRASPHPRPPGPPRPGAAGETHRRAAHPAAATTFHPGRQPAAAASPSAAGSGRGRKYEEEARRALRRGAPFLARDAGFAGGGCAAAVGFLHQLRGCVCTAHTCVSVCVCALRAGSPCPAEGCPPFSRTTGKRALGRPPKGEGARAGLWVLRRGIWHFFFSFFFFLFFFFSPKLPDRAVLAAFHCHSGFQSGFAFESST; encoded by the exons ATGCCACCAAGCTTCCCCGCTCTCCAGCAGGACCCTCTCCTTCGGGGAAGAGATAGCCGTGTGAGAGCCACGGCAGAAACACCGGGCAGGACCCACGCCAAAAGTCATTCCCTCTCTCGCTTGAacgaggggaaaaaaaataaccaaaaaaaaaaggggagagggagaaacGGGCCTTTGCGATCGCAGCGGTCACATCCCCCCGTACccacccaaaaatgggggaGCGGGGCGGGAGGCAGCCCACCGCGgggcccggggagccgcgg GAAGCGCGGCCGGAGCAGTGACGTCACCGGGTCTCCCGgtcccgccccctccccgggtcGGGGGAGGGGTCACCGAGGGGGTTTCCTCGCGGCCCGGTGGGGGAGGCACGGCCGGGgggccgccgctgctgctgctgccccgccgcctcctccccctcttctttctcctcctcctccttctcacCGGTGGGACTGCCCGGGCGCCACCGCCCcggcccctgctcctgccctgaggCAGGGGGGCACCTCGCCGCCGCGGCTCCCGGGGGTCTCCTCAGAGGGGGTCCCCGCTCGGCGCGGCACGAGGCAGCGCCTCCCCCCGACGGCCgaagccgccgccgccgctcgggGCGCTGCACGGTGCGCGTCGCGCTCCCCCCTGGCAGGGCCCGGCCCCcggggcaccggcacggccgggcgcgcacacacacacacacggacgGACACGCAGAGAGACGGGGCTGACGCGGAGATCCCGGAGGTTCCTCCCTGCCGCCCGCCCGGACGGGCTTCCCCGcacccccgcccgcccggcccgccgcgCCCCGGCGCCGCCGGGGAAACTCACCGCCGCGCCGCGCATCCCGCCGCGGCTACAACTTTCCATCCCGGGCGGCAGCCGGCGGCGGCAGCGAGCCCCTCCGCCGCTGGAAGTGGGCGGGGGAGGAAATACGAGGAGGAGGCGCGTCGTGCTCTCCGCCGCGGCGCCCCTTTTTTGGCCCGGGACGCGGGTTTTGCCggtgggggctgtgctgccgCTGTTGGTTTCCTGCATCAGCTGCGggggtgtgtgtgcacagcacacacgtgtgtgtctgtctgtgtgtgcgcTCTCCGTGCTGGGTCACCCTGCCCGGCCGAGGGCTGCCCTCCCTTCTCTCGCACCACTGGCAAGCGAGCGCTGGGCCGCCCTCCAAAAGGCGAGGGGGCCCGAGCTGGGCTTTGGGTACTGAGGAGAGGAATttggcatttctttttttccttttttttttttctttttttttttttttcacccaaacTCCCCgacagagcagtgttggcagcttTTCATTGCCACTCGGGTTTTCAATCGGGTTTTGCTTTTGAATCCAGTACGTGA